A single region of the Gossypium arboreum isolate Shixiya-1 chromosome 12, ASM2569848v2, whole genome shotgun sequence genome encodes:
- the LOC108463366 gene encoding LIM domain-containing protein PLIM2b — MAFTGTLDKCKACDKTVHVVDMMTLEGVPYHKTCFKCSHCKGNLQMTTYSWMDGILYCKPHFEQLFKESGNFSKNFQTGTRPTELNRTPSKLSSLFSGTLDKCAACEKTVYPLEKVTMEGECFHKTCFRCAHGGCPLTHSSYAALDGVLYCKHHFAQLFMVKGNYNHVLQAATHRRNNSTASSSENVETRAEPEESAADEESKEASDN; from the exons ATGGCATTCACTGGAACTTTGGACAAGTGCAAGGCTTGCGACAAGACTGTCCATGTGGTCGATATGATGACACTCGAAGGAGTGCCATACCATAAAACTTGTTTCAAATGCAGCCATTGCAAGGGTAACCTTCAG ATGACCACTTATTCTTGGATGGATGGAATACTGTATTGCAAGCCTCATTTTGAGCAACTGTTTAAGGAATCTGGGAATTTCAGCAAGAATTTTCAAACAG GGACCAGGCCTACTGAACTG AATAGGACTCCCAGCAAACTTTCATCCCTGTTTTCTGGAACCCTAGACAAGTGTGCAGCTTGCGAGAAAACAGTGTACCCGTTGGAAAAG GTTACTATGGAAGGTGAATGTTTCCACAAGACATGTTTTAGGTGCGCCCACGGTGGCTGTCCACTGACACACTCATCTTATGCTGCTCTCGACGGTGTCTTATATTGCAAGCACCATTTCGCTCAACTTTTCATGGTGAAAGGAAACTATAACCACGTTCTTCAAGCTGCTACCCATAGAAGGAACAATTCGACGGCATCGTCGTCTGAGAATGTGGAAACTCGTGCCGAACCGGAGGAAAGTGCTGCTGATGAAGAATCCAAAGAGGCATCTGATAATTGA
- the LOC108464271 gene encoding acetyl-coenzyme A carboxylase carboxyl transferase subunit alpha, chloroplastic-like has protein sequence MPTPHGYRKALRMMKYADHHGLPIVTFVDTPGAYADLKSEELGQGEAIANNLRTMFGLKVPIVTVVIGEGGSGGALAIACPNKLFMLENSVLYVASPEACAAILWKSSQAAPKAAEKLRITAQEHYKRKIADGIIPEPLGGAHADPVWTSQQIRLAITQAMDELTKMDMEELLRHRMLKFRSIGGFQEGKPVEPERKRNMKPSDASRLNAADIESDLEKLKKNILEAKVPSDPITDQAIEKLKQDVDNEVTRAFISMGLQEKLESLKLELSRASDNQTLNRNLKVKVDKLMQKFKQNLSRPGAYLGLKQKLEKLSMVSRLIEQKEKGEKLKAEINQKIPSEIKEKLEQLETAQANLSKGDPLDEDLVAEAVKAKKELIEVLKSANLEIVGVAKRKAAAELQEKIVNVKKEIDGEIERVIDVAGLHGKIEELKAEMVIDSSSPKVEKLQAEIKEEIRTALDDTALKQKVENLRREFATSSEEVIDEKFIDDKVIAENGRR, from the exons ATGCCGACTCCCCATGG ATATCGGAAGGCTTTGCGAATGATGAAGTATGCTGATCATCATGGTCTTCCTATCGTAACATTTGTTGACACTCCGGGGGCATATGCTGATCTTAAATCGGAGGAACTTGGTCAA GGGGAAGCAATTGCCAACAACCTGAGGACCATGTTTGGCCTTAAAGTGCCAATTGTAACAGTTGTCATTGGTGAAGGTGGTTCTGGTGGGGCTTTGGCCATTGCTTGTCCCAATAAATTGTTTATGCTCGAGAACTCTGTTCTATACGTTGCAAG CCCTGAAGCATGTGCTGCTATACTATGGAAATCTTCCCAAGCAGCTCCTAAG GCGGCTGAAAAACTGAGGATAACAGCTCAAGAACATTACAAGCGCAAAATTGCCGATGGTATCATCCCC GAGCCTCTTGGAGGCGCACATGCTGATCCTGTATGGACTTCCCAACAAATTAGACTTGCAATCACTCAGGCCATGGAT GAACTAACAAAAATGGATATGGAAGAGTTGCTTCGTCATCGTATGCTTAAATTTCGATCAATTGGAGGTTTCCAAGAAGGCAAGCCCGTGGAACCTGAAAGAAAACGAAACATGAAGCCTTCGGATGCTAGCAGGTTAAATGCTGCAGATATAGAATCCGAtcttgagaagttaaagaagaatATCTTGGAGGCTAAGGTACCTTCCGATCCTATCACGGACCAAGCAATAGAAAAACTTAAGCAGGATGTTGACAATGAGGTCACGAGAGCATTTATTTCAATGGGATTGCAAGAGAAGCTTGAATCACTTAAGTTGGAGTTATCCCGAGCCTCTGATAATCAGACCCTTAATCGTAATTTGAAGGTGAAGGTGGATAAACTTATGCAAAAATTTAAGCAAAATTTGTCAAGACCAGGGGCCTATCTTGGTTTAAAACAAAAGCTTGAAAAGCTAAGCATGGTTAGCAGACTCATTGAGCAGAAAGAGAAAGGTGAGAAACTGAAAGCCGAGATTAATCAGAAGATTCCATCTGAGATCAAAGAAAAGTTGGAACAATTGGAAACTGCTCAGGCGAACTTATCCAAAGGGGATCCACTCGATGAAGATTTGGTGGCCGAGGCAGTAAAAGCTAAGAAAGAACTGATTGAAGTTTTGAAGTCAGCAAACTTGGAAATTGTTGGAGTGGCAAAGAGAAAAGCCGCTGCGGAACTACAAGAGAAGATCGTAAACGTGAAGAAAGAGATTGATGGAGAGATTGAAAGGGTAATCGATGTAGCCGGTCTTCATGGAAAAATCGAAGAATTGAAAGCGGAGATGGTGATAGACTCCAGTTCACCAAAGGTAGAAAAATTACAAGCAGAGATCAAGGAGGAGATTCGTACCGCCTTGGATGACACAGCATTGAAACAGAAGGTTGAGAATCTAAGAAGAGAATTTGCAACATCCTCAGAAGAAGTTATCGACGAGAAATTTATCGACGATAAAGTTATCGCTGAAAATGGAAGACGGTGA